One window of Amaranthus tricolor cultivar Red isolate AtriRed21 chromosome 11, ASM2621246v1, whole genome shotgun sequence genomic DNA carries:
- the LOC130826485 gene encoding uncharacterized protein LOC130826485 produces MADEHQLFGQFRTPGSQEFQEGVVLYVAATPYQIHPQFTRMVKETPFSGLSNECPLQNLEAFSDVCGLIPPCPNNPIYVRLHLFHLSLVGDARNWYKCLEPNSITTWAQLKTPFVKRFYLTVKHKIGVKRLHHSLKKMKRTWTAAWSRFKRMIRACPHHEYGDNHLNTFFYDGLNDTTKALLDSEVGGQLSKIPCNQVKAKIEEVSKNSAWGSARSKGLPRGMIDTTNLDTISAKIEAIIDKKLSKLSLVSSSNTSSAREKHFACAICGGTNHDTSYCAVNYGGQGQGAGYVQQPCTNQSHRPPFNSNQNQGNFHPGCNRNVQSGFNNKGLQGNQPSGNALRPSSYRPPGFNQGPRVDAPLVRGGDEKGVNVTEKEEEQGERLRVESERSELTKIDDEEEKQKNEKSTENNKEMKKRIEEKKRLGRLYTPLLPFLYRRVEKQLDEKFKKFLEHLRKMEMKISFLDAMAQMPKYAMFLKDLLSNKKKLEEEIIIIPHQASSIL; encoded by the exons ATGGCCGACGAACATCAGCTGTTCGGTCAGTTCAGGACTCCTGGCTCCCAAGAATTCCAAGAAGGTGTAGTGCTTTATGTTGCTGCAACACCTTACCAAATACACCCCCAATTCACAAGGATGGTCAAGGAAACCCCTTTTAGTGGATTGAGCAATGAGTGTCCTCTTCAAAATCTCGAAGCATTCTCTGATGTTTGTGGACTTATCCCTCCTTGCCCCAACAACCCTATTTATGTTCGACTGCACTTATTCCATCTAAGCCTAGTGGGAGATGCTAGAAACTGGTATAAATGCCTTGAGCCCAACTCTATCACCACTTGGGCTCAATTGAAAACTCCATTCGTAAAAAGGTTTTACCTTACTGTAAAACACAAGATTGGGGTAAAAAGATTACATCATTCActcaagaagatgaagagaacTTGGACTGCAGCTTGGAGTAGGTTCAAGAGGATGATACGAGCATGTCCTCATCATGAATATGGGGACAACCACCTGAATACATTCTTTTATGATGGCCTCAATGATACTACCAAGGCCCTTTTAGATTCAGAAGTGGGTGGCCAACTCTCTAAGATTCCATGCAACCAGGTGAAAGCCAAAATTGAAGAGGTTTCCAAGAATAGTGCCTGGGGAAGTGCAAGGAGTAAGGGTCTACCAAGAGGGATGATTGACACAACCAACCTGGACACCATCAGTGCAAAGATTGAAGCAATTATAGACAAGAAGCTATCTAAGTTAAGCCTTGTCAGTAGTTCGAACACCTCTTCAGCGCGTGAAAAGCACTTTGCATGTGCGATTTGTGGGGGCACCAACCATGATACTTCTTATTGCG CCGTTAACTATGGTGGACAAGGACAAGGGGCAGGGTACGTACAACAACCGTGCACCAACCAATCACATAGACCTCCcttcaattcaaatcaaaaccaaggaAACTTCCATCCGGGATGTAATAGAAATGTTCAAAGCGGGTTCAACAATAAGGGTTTACAAGGGAACCAACCGAGTGGAAATGCACTAAGGCCAAGCTCATATAGACCACCGGGGTTTAATCAAGGGCCTAGAG TTGATGCGCCTTTGGTAAGGGGAGGTGACGAGAAAGGAGTGAATGTGACTGAGAAAGAAGAGGAACAAGGTGAAAGATTGAGGGTTGAAAGTGAAAGAAGCGAGCTTACAAAgattgatgatgaggaagaaaagCAAAAGAATGAGAAGTCGACGGAAAATAACAAAGAGATGAAGAAGAGGATTGAGGAGAAAAAAAGGTTAGGTCGCTTGTATACTCCCCTACTTCCCTTCCTCTATAGGAGAGTAGAGAAGCAACTTGATGAGAAGTTTAAGAAATTTCTAGAACACTTGCGaaagatggagatgaagatTTCGTTTCTTGATGCAATGGCACAAATGCCTAAGTATGCTATGTTCTTGAAAGACCTGCTCTCCAACAAGAAGAAGCTTGAGGAAGAAATAATCATTATCCCCCATCAGGCTAGTTCCATTCTATAA